AACCGGGCGTGCGGGCGCTGCTGGAGAAGAACAAGAACTACTGGCGCGATCGCGGCAATGTCGACAGTTTCGAGATCATCGGCATGAACGACGCGACCGCCCGTACGGCGGCGATCACCGCCGGCAAGGTGCATTTCATCAACAGCCTGAGCACCAAGACCATCTCGCTGCTGAAGCGCGTGCCGGGCCTGCAGATCCTGGATACGCCCGGCCGCGGCCACTACACGCTGCCGATGCATTGCGACAAGGCGCCGTTCGACAACAACGACCTGCGCCTCGCCCTCAAATACGCCATCGACCGCGAAGCGATCCTGAAGACGGTTCTTGGCGGCTACGGCACGATCGGCAACGATTTTCCGATCAACGCCACCTATCCGTATTTCCCCAATGAGATCGAGCAGCGCGCCTATGATCCGGACAAGGCGGCGTTCCACTACAAGAAGTCGGGCCATGACGGGCCGATCACGCTGCGTACCTCCGACGGCACCTTCGCCGGCGCGGTGGATGCGGCCGTGCTGTATCAGGAAAGCGCCAAGAAGGCGGGCATTGCGCTCGACATCAAGCGCGAGCCAAGCGACGGCTACTGGACGAATGTCTGGCGCGTGGCGCCGTTCTGCATGTCGTTCTATGGCAGCCGGCTGACGCAGGACCTGATGTACGCCACGGAGTGCCTGTCGGATTCAGCCGCGAACGAAACCAACTTCAAGCGCCCGGACTTCGACAAGCTGATCAAGGAGGCGCGCGCCGAAACCGACGAGGCCAAGCGCGCGGAGCTCTACCACGCCGCGGCCCTCATCGTGCGCGACGAAGGCGGCTCGATCATCCCGGTGTTCAACAACTACCTCAATGCCGCGACCAAGCAGGTCAAGGGCTACGTGCACGACGTCGGCAACGACGCCTCGAACGGCTATGTCGCCACGCGCGTCTGGCTGGAAGCCTAGGCTCAATAGGGCGGCTTCCTCCTCGGCTGGATGAAGCCGTCTCGCCATATGACCAGCCGGACATTTGCCGGCTGGTCATTCCATCGAATGTTCTATCATTTGCCGGCTCAATGTCCGGATATCGCCGACAGGCCTTCTGCGCTGTCCAACAACGCCTGCGCGATGGCCTGGACAGCGGGGCCGGCCTTCTTCCTCGTCAGGAGGTGGAACGAGCTGCGGTGCAGCCGTGACGTGCCGGTCAGGCGCACCAACTGGCCAAGCCGCAGATGTTCCTCGACGAAGCCCGCCCAGGCGAGCGCCGCGCCCCGGCCGGCGATGGTCTCGTGCATCATCGACAGATAGCTGGTGAACCTGGGACCATCGAGGTTGCGCTCGGTGCCGATCCATGACTGCCAGCTGTCGACGGCGCCGGGCCGCGTGGTCATGTGCAGCAGCGGAACGTCGAGGAAGCCCTGCGGGTCTTCGGACGCAAGCGATGGGTGGCGCGCCAGGAAGGCCGGCGAGCACACCGGAAACCATTCGCCGTCAAACAGTTTTTTGGCTACCAGCCCCGGCCAATCCTCGGGCACTCCGAAGCGGATGGAAAGCGCCACGTCCGGCTTGTCGAAATCCCTGTAGTCGACGGAGGTCAGCAGCATGACCTGGCCATTGGGGATGCGCGAGGTGATGAGGTCGAAGCGCGGCATCAGCCACATCTGCGCCAGGTCGTAGCTGCAGCCAACCACGAATGTGTCGCGATCGGGAGCCGACAATCTTTCGACCGCATGCCGGATCGTGCCCAGCCCGTCGCGGATCGCCTCGGCCAGCGTGTCGCCGGCTTCGGTCAGCACGACGCGATTGCCCTTGCGCGTGAACAGCGCGACCGACAGCTGACGCTCGAGATTGGCGACATGCCGGCTCACCGCCGACTGGGCGATGTTGAGCTCTTCGGCCGCCGGCGTCAGGCCGCCATTGCGGGCCGCCGCCTCGAAGACAACCATCGCGTTGAGCAAAGGCAGCGATGTCTTGAGTGTCTTCATGACCAGGATTCCCGCATCGTTTATCACCGCTTCCGTATCATGCTTTTTTGTTATGCTGCCTTGTCATATCCATATTTGCAACATGGGCTTCCGCACCGCACAGTGCTGATGAAAAGTCATTCTCAGCCAGCCGCAGGAGTTTCCGGTGCAAGCTACGACAACGAACCGTCTGCCGCCTGATCGTGCCGGGATCGTCGGCCTGATCGACAGGCACCGTCCCGACTGGTCGCTGGAGCAGCCATTCTATGTCGACCCGGCGATCTTCGCGTTGGAGCGCGAGCTTTGGTTCCCGCGGCAATGGTCTCTTGTCGCCCATGCC
The nucleotide sequence above comes from Mesorhizobium shangrilense. Encoded proteins:
- a CDS encoding LysR family transcriptional regulator, yielding MKTLKTSLPLLNAMVVFEAAARNGGLTPAAEELNIAQSAVSRHVANLERQLSVALFTRKGNRVVLTEAGDTLAEAIRDGLGTIRHAVERLSAPDRDTFVVGCSYDLAQMWLMPRFDLITSRIPNGQVMLLTSVDYRDFDKPDVALSIRFGVPEDWPGLVAKKLFDGEWFPVCSPAFLARHPSLASEDPQGFLDVPLLHMTTRPGAVDSWQSWIGTERNLDGPRFTSYLSMMHETIAGRGAALAWAGFVEEHLRLGQLVRLTGTSRLHRSSFHLLTRKKAGPAVQAIAQALLDSAEGLSAISGH
- a CDS encoding ABC transporter substrate-binding protein, giving the protein MTKPGEGLLGMDLTANRRDFLRGTIGAGIMLSSLGAAQAQTQTPVKGGHLKLGLDGGSTTESLDPATYLSYVTMTLSRSFGDHLVESDPLTGKPVPSIAESWEAKDNSKTWTFKIRNDVEFHNGKKLTVDDVVKTLQRHSDSKSRSGALGFLTSITSIEGHGNELVVKLAESNVDLPLIFTAYHLVIQPNGGYDNPTEGVGTGPYKLVSFEPGVRALLEKNKNYWRDRGNVDSFEIIGMNDATARTAAITAGKVHFINSLSTKTISLLKRVPGLQILDTPGRGHYTLPMHCDKAPFDNNDLRLALKYAIDREAILKTVLGGYGTIGNDFPINATYPYFPNEIEQRAYDPDKAAFHYKKSGHDGPITLRTSDGTFAGAVDAAVLYQESAKKAGIALDIKREPSDGYWTNVWRVAPFCMSFYGSRLTQDLMYATECLSDSAANETNFKRPDFDKLIKEARAETDEAKRAELYHAAALIVRDEGGSIIPVFNNYLNAATKQVKGYVHDVGNDASNGYVATRVWLEA